In Bacillus sp. DX3.1, the following proteins share a genomic window:
- the gnd gene encoding phosphogluconate dehydrogenase (NAD(+)-dependent, decarboxylating), with the protein MKLGLVGLGKMGFPLAEHLYEDQHEVVVYDVNKELVEKAQQAGISARYTLKDMVSALEAPRAIWVMVPAGEIVDSVLRDLYPLLDQGDIVIEGGNSFYKDTLRRAEDAKSFALHYMDIGTSGGVEGARHGACLMIGGEKEIFDRLEPLFKDLSVENGYSYAGRVGSGHFLKMVHNGIEYGMMQAIAEGFEVLDKSDFDFNYKDVANVWANGSVIRGWLMDLTEKAFSEDPKLEGIKGVMNSSGEGKWTVETALELQASAPVIAMSLFMRYRSQEEDTFHGKVVSALRNQFGGHAVVKND; encoded by the coding sequence ATGAAACTAGGTTTAGTAGGATTAGGAAAAATGGGCTTTCCATTAGCAGAGCACTTATATGAAGATCAGCATGAGGTTGTTGTATATGATGTAAACAAAGAGCTTGTTGAAAAAGCGCAACAAGCTGGCATATCTGCTCGTTATACACTAAAAGACATGGTGTCAGCACTAGAGGCACCGCGTGCGATTTGGGTTATGGTACCAGCTGGAGAAATTGTAGATTCGGTACTAAGAGACTTATATCCATTACTCGATCAAGGTGATATCGTAATTGAAGGAGGTAACTCTTTCTATAAAGATACACTGCGCCGTGCTGAAGATGCGAAAAGTTTCGCTCTTCACTATATGGACATTGGAACATCAGGTGGTGTAGAAGGTGCACGTCATGGTGCCTGTTTAATGATTGGTGGAGAAAAAGAAATCTTTGATAGATTAGAACCACTGTTTAAAGATTTATCGGTTGAAAATGGGTATTCATACGCAGGGCGCGTTGGAAGTGGGCATTTCTTGAAAATGGTTCACAATGGTATTGAATATGGTATGATGCAAGCAATTGCAGAAGGGTTTGAAGTGCTAGATAAAAGTGATTTTGATTTTAATTATAAAGATGTGGCAAATGTATGGGCAAACGGATCTGTTATCCGAGGCTGGCTAATGGATTTAACAGAAAAAGCATTCTCTGAAGATCCAAAGCTAGAAGGCATTAAAGGTGTAATGAATTCTTCAGGAGAAGGAAAATGGACAGTGGAAACAGCGCTTGAATTGCAGGCTTCCGCTCCAGTTATTGCAATGTCATTGTTTATGCGCTACCGTTCTCAAGAAGAAGATACATTCCACGGAAAAGTAGTATCAGCACTTCGTAATCAGTTTGGCGGACATGCTGTTGTGAAGAATGATTAA
- a CDS encoding SDR family oxidoreductase → MKNYLIFGASKGLGDAFAKGLPSSGDKVWIVSRTIPDSLNRSDGVQRIWIQADLSSNSVSDHIVATLKNERVDVLIYNVGIWEKDGFEAHYDFEKDDPEYLASMIHVNITSAIVCIQKLLNHLKQSNNGKIILIGSTAGLENTNNSQVAFVTSKFGLRGIGSALREHVRKYEIDVTCINPGELAVEIPFEDGADKAISVYKGTRIPVQDMVEVVKCVVNLSKVSCVKEIHIPAMTDTNA, encoded by the coding sequence ATGAAAAATTATCTTATTTTTGGAGCGAGCAAAGGTTTAGGTGACGCTTTTGCTAAAGGACTTCCAAGTTCTGGTGATAAAGTATGGATTGTCTCTCGTACTATCCCGGATAGTTTGAACCGAAGTGATGGCGTTCAAAGAATATGGATTCAAGCCGACTTGTCTTCAAATTCTGTAAGTGATCATATTGTGGCGACTTTAAAAAACGAGCGAGTGGATGTATTAATCTACAACGTGGGAATTTGGGAAAAGGATGGTTTTGAAGCCCATTATGATTTTGAAAAAGACGATCCAGAGTACTTGGCCTCTATGATTCACGTGAATATTACGTCTGCCATCGTATGCATTCAAAAGCTGTTAAATCACTTAAAACAATCAAATAATGGAAAAATTATTTTAATTGGTTCTACTGCTGGCCTTGAAAATACGAATAATTCGCAGGTCGCTTTTGTCACATCGAAATTTGGACTGCGTGGGATTGGTAGCGCACTTCGGGAACATGTAAGGAAATATGAGATTGATGTAACATGCATCAATCCAGGGGAACTCGCAGTTGAAATTCCTTTCGAAGACGGAGCAGATAAAGCTATATCCGTTTACAAAGGGACTCGCATACCGGTGCAGGATATGGTAGAGGTGGTTAAATGTGTAGTGAATCTTTCGAAAGTATCCTGTGTAAAGGAAATTCATATTCCAGCCATGACGGATACGAATGCATAA
- a CDS encoding NADPH-dependent FMN reductase, whose protein sequence is MKLVVINGTPRKFGRTRVIAKYIAGQFKGELYDLAVEALPVYNGEESQYELEAVTKLKKLVKEADGVVLCTPEYHNAMSGALKNALDFLSSSEFIHKPVGLLAVAGGGKGGINALNNMRIVARGVYANVIPKQVVLDGLYVQNGEMAEDAKPFVHDLLKELKGYMSVYPELKKQLGAD, encoded by the coding sequence ATGAAATTAGTCGTAATTAATGGAACACCACGTAAATTTGGTAGAACACGTGTCATTGCAAAATATATTGCAGGTCAATTTAAAGGGGAGTTATATGATTTAGCTGTGGAAGCACTACCTGTATATAACGGGGAAGAGTCTCAATATGAATTAGAAGCGGTAACGAAATTAAAAAAATTAGTGAAAGAAGCGGATGGTGTTGTACTTTGCACACCTGAATATCATAATGCGATGAGCGGTGCGCTAAAAAATGCGTTAGATTTCCTAAGTAGCAGCGAATTTATCCATAAGCCAGTTGGTCTATTGGCAGTTGCTGGTGGAGGAAAAGGCGGTATCAATGCGTTAAACAATATGCGCATCGTGGCTAGAGGTGTGTATGCAAATGTAATTCCAAAGCAAGTCGTACTAGATGGTTTATACGTGCAAAACGGTGAAATGGCAGAAGATGCAAAACCATTTGTTCATGATTTACTGAAAGAATTGAAAGGATATATGAGTGTGTATCCAGAACTCAAAAAACAATTAGGGGCTGATTGA
- a CDS encoding MFS transporter produces the protein MSSLYRDSRLYYILGANSLSAIGSGIVMITIPWLLIKESGGDTLFGYVSIVATLIMFLLTPFIGQSIDRFSRKSLLLCNEGLGVAIIGMMVIWGFTGQSYSSIHYIIIYITGSFYYLLFYPTIFAFNQEMFQAEHYKSLSGTMEIQGQLTQVISGATASFLIEIISLKWILLVDMLSFAGAFFLFLCIPYVKKTKTKQKVTFKKQMFEGIHFMKGRRKFFWFLLATYMPFIGVMMANYLIPVYISDVVKESGSVYAVEGMMYGIGAILAGISIPILMKYVQTEVSIVLTMFVYTISITVMLIEPSVLLLYGLAVFHAIGNAGTRVARNVLMMEKIPNEVMGRVDSLFRLIGTGIRVVLLVMFTAVVSKIGVMIPFYVLSIILICATWIALYYARVQRQERIGITSKSVV, from the coding sequence ATGTCATCTCTTTACCGGGATTCTCGCTTGTATTATATTCTGGGAGCCAATAGCCTATCTGCTATTGGCTCTGGGATTGTGATGATAACGATTCCGTGGCTTTTAATTAAGGAGAGCGGAGGAGATACACTGTTTGGGTATGTGTCAATTGTAGCGACTCTTATTATGTTTTTACTGACACCGTTCATTGGGCAGAGTATCGATCGCTTTTCAAGAAAATCACTATTATTATGTAACGAAGGACTAGGTGTGGCGATTATTGGCATGATGGTCATATGGGGGTTTACAGGGCAGTCCTATAGCTCGATTCATTATATTATTATTTATATAACGGGGTCTTTTTATTACCTGTTGTTTTATCCAACAATCTTTGCATTTAACCAGGAAATGTTTCAAGCAGAACATTATAAATCCTTGAGTGGCACGATGGAAATACAAGGGCAACTCACGCAAGTCATCTCTGGAGCAACTGCCAGTTTTTTAATTGAGATTATATCTTTAAAGTGGATTTTATTAGTAGATATGCTGTCATTCGCTGGAGCCTTTTTCCTCTTTTTGTGTATCCCATATGTGAAGAAAACAAAAACAAAACAAAAAGTGACCTTTAAAAAACAAATGTTTGAAGGAATCCATTTTATGAAAGGACGACGAAAATTCTTTTGGTTTTTACTTGCGACATACATGCCATTTATTGGAGTTATGATGGCAAATTATTTGATTCCCGTGTATATTTCAGATGTAGTCAAAGAAAGTGGTTCCGTATATGCGGTAGAAGGAATGATGTACGGGATTGGTGCTATCCTTGCTGGAATTAGTATTCCAATTCTCATGAAATATGTCCAAACAGAAGTTTCTATTGTCTTGACAATGTTTGTCTATACAATTTCAATTACCGTAATGTTAATAGAACCATCAGTCTTGTTACTATATGGGCTTGCTGTTTTTCATGCAATTGGAAATGCGGGAACACGGGTGGCACGTAATGTATTGATGATGGAGAAAATTCCAAATGAAGTAATGGGTCGTGTAGATAGTTTATTTCGGCTTATCGGGACAGGAATTCGCGTTGTATTATTGGTTATGTTTACAGCAGTTGTTTCGAAAATCGGCGTAATGATTCCCTTTTACGTTTTAAGCATCATTCTAATTTGCGCAACATGGATTGCATTGTATTATGCCAGAGTACAACGACAAGAGAGAATAGGAATTACCAGCAAATCCGTTGTATAA
- a CDS encoding YdcF family protein, translated as MNKWILLFILLLPPLYIVYMTYQMNKVAREKVSNQAPYVLILGAKLFGDKPSLSLQNRLDVALEYLHSHPVAKAIVSGGQGEDEDIPEAHSMRNYLVNHGIDENRILIEDRSTSTYENVKFSIDLYDVKHAVVISNTYHLYRTKIIAKRLGMRMESLPAPTPVRSKKKAYIREYAAIIKTIVFDH; from the coding sequence ATGAACAAATGGATTTTACTTTTTATTTTATTATTACCACCATTATACATTGTATATATGACGTATCAAATGAATAAAGTTGCTCGTGAAAAGGTAAGCAATCAAGCTCCATATGTATTAATTTTAGGTGCAAAGTTATTTGGAGATAAACCTTCTTTATCGCTTCAAAATCGATTGGATGTTGCTTTAGAGTACTTGCATTCCCATCCAGTTGCGAAAGCGATTGTATCAGGAGGACAAGGGGAGGATGAGGATATTCCAGAAGCGCATAGCATGCGAAATTATTTAGTAAATCACGGTATTGACGAGAATCGTATTTTAATAGAAGATCGTTCCACTAGTACATATGAAAATGTGAAATTTAGCATTGATTTATATGATGTAAAACATGCGGTAGTTATCAGTAATACCTATCATTTATATCGTACGAAAATCATTGCAAAACGTTTAGGAATGCGAATGGAATCACTTCCCGCACCAACGCCAGTGCGTTCTAAGAAAAAAGCATATATACGCGAATATGCGGCGATTATTAAAACAATCGTATTCGATCATTAG
- a CDS encoding ABC transporter ATP-binding protein: MIRFEHVSKMYDDGTKAVDSLHLEIKKGEFFVLIGPSGCGKTTTMKMINRLIETTEGSISIDGKDIQDYNIHELRWDIGYVLQQIALFPHMTIAENIAVVPEMRKWDKEKIRKRVDELLDMVGLDPKVYRDRMPDELSGGQKQRVGVVRALAANPKIVLMDEPFSALDPLSREQLQQDIVKLQKKIQKTIVFVTHDMQEALSLGDRICMMRQGKIVQLDTPEAILHNPENDFVEEFIGNRGRPWYEGKIIEDVLPLEKIEDEPIGVAPLSSQSSLQEALLRLQTDGAVPIEQDGSYVGTLTSRHIVAYIVGEMKERG, encoded by the coding sequence GTGATTCGATTTGAACACGTTTCAAAGATGTATGATGATGGAACGAAGGCGGTAGACTCGTTACATCTAGAAATTAAAAAGGGAGAATTTTTTGTTCTCATAGGTCCAAGTGGCTGTGGAAAAACAACAACAATGAAAATGATTAATCGTTTAATTGAAACGACGGAAGGGTCCATTTCCATTGACGGGAAAGATATTCAAGATTATAACATTCATGAGCTGCGCTGGGATATCGGTTACGTATTGCAGCAAATTGCGTTGTTTCCTCATATGACAATTGCTGAAAATATTGCGGTTGTACCTGAAATGAGAAAATGGGACAAAGAGAAAATTCGAAAACGTGTCGATGAATTATTGGATATGGTAGGGTTAGATCCGAAGGTATATCGAGACCGTATGCCCGATGAATTATCAGGTGGACAAAAGCAACGTGTTGGAGTTGTAAGAGCACTAGCGGCCAATCCAAAGATTGTATTAATGGATGAACCATTCAGTGCGTTAGATCCATTAAGCCGTGAACAACTGCAACAAGATATTGTAAAACTTCAGAAAAAAATTCAAAAGACGATTGTTTTTGTAACACATGATATGCAAGAAGCGTTATCACTTGGTGATCGCATTTGTATGATGAGGCAAGGGAAAATTGTGCAGCTTGATACACCAGAAGCGATCTTACATAATCCGGAAAATGATTTCGTAGAAGAGTTTATCGGAAATCGGGGCCGCCCATGGTATGAGGGGAAAATCATAGAAGATGTATTGCCGCTTGAAAAAATAGAAGATGAACCAATAGGTGTTGCTCCTCTTTCCTCACAATCATCGTTACAGGAGGCTCTGCTTCGTTTACAGACAGATGGGGCTGTGCCAATTGAACAGGATGGAAGTTATGTTGGAACATTAACAAGCCGCCATATTGTCGCATACATAGTCGGGGAAATGAAGGAGAGGGGCTAA
- a CDS encoding ABC transporter permease/substrate-binding protein, whose protein sequence is MSALLQTFQERKQELLSALFEHLQISLISLFLAVIIAVPLGIILTRRERIAEFIIGTSAVMQTIPSLALLGLLIPLVGIGKVPAIIALVVYALLPILRNTYTGIHKLDASLIEAARAMGMNGWKRLWKVELPLALPIIMAGIRTAMVLIVGTATLAALIGAGGLGKLILLGIDRNDHALIVLGAVPAALLALFFDGVLRTFESTRRSSKRSVLAIGIAVVIIAAPFLWNTQKKDIVIAGKLGSEPEILIQMYKQLIEHDTDLEVELKPGLGKTAFVFEALKSGEIDIYPEFSGTALSTFVKEEPKSTDGKAVYEQARKGMEQKYNMSMLKPMEYNNTYALAMPKKVAEQYNVKTISDLRNVAANVKAGFTLEFADREDGYKGIQKLYNFQFVNVKTMEPKLRYSAIESGDVNVIDAYSTDSELEQYGLQVLEDDKGLFPPYQGAPLLKKETLQKYPELEKTLNKLAGKISDEEMRKMNYEVNVNGKSAEKVAQQYLQKEQLIR, encoded by the coding sequence GTGTCAGCGTTATTACAAACTTTTCAAGAACGAAAACAAGAACTACTAAGCGCGCTTTTTGAACACCTTCAAATTTCACTAATCTCTTTATTTTTGGCGGTGATTATTGCAGTGCCGCTTGGAATTATTTTAACAAGGCGTGAGCGAATTGCTGAATTTATTATTGGAACATCAGCTGTCATGCAAACCATTCCTTCGTTAGCATTACTCGGTCTTTTAATACCACTAGTTGGAATTGGCAAGGTACCAGCAATTATCGCGTTAGTTGTGTATGCTTTATTGCCGATTTTACGAAATACATATACGGGAATCCATAAGTTAGACGCATCGCTGATAGAAGCAGCAAGGGCGATGGGAATGAACGGATGGAAACGGTTATGGAAAGTAGAACTTCCGCTTGCACTACCGATTATTATGGCAGGTATTCGTACAGCGATGGTATTAATTGTCGGCACAGCAACTTTAGCCGCTTTAATCGGGGCTGGGGGACTTGGAAAACTTATTTTACTTGGTATTGATCGGAATGATCATGCTCTCATCGTGTTAGGGGCTGTACCAGCCGCGTTGTTAGCTTTATTCTTTGATGGGGTACTTCGCACGTTTGAAAGCACGAGACGCTCTTCTAAGCGTTCTGTATTGGCAATTGGTATCGCAGTAGTCATTATCGCAGCGCCATTCCTGTGGAATACGCAAAAGAAAGATATCGTGATTGCAGGAAAGCTTGGATCTGAGCCTGAAATTTTAATCCAAATGTATAAGCAGCTTATTGAACACGATACTGATTTAGAAGTTGAGTTGAAACCAGGACTTGGGAAAACGGCTTTTGTGTTTGAAGCATTAAAATCAGGAGAAATTGACATCTATCCCGAATTTTCAGGAACTGCTTTATCCACCTTTGTGAAAGAAGAGCCGAAAAGCACAGACGGGAAAGCCGTATATGAACAAGCTCGCAAAGGCATGGAACAAAAATATAATATGTCCATGTTAAAGCCGATGGAATATAACAATACGTATGCGCTCGCAATGCCGAAAAAAGTTGCAGAACAATATAACGTGAAAACAATTTCGGATTTACGAAATGTTGCTGCAAATGTAAAGGCTGGATTTACATTAGAGTTTGCGGACAGGGAAGATGGCTATAAAGGGATACAAAAGCTGTATAATTTCCAATTTGTAAACGTAAAAACGATGGAACCAAAGTTACGCTATAGTGCAATAGAGTCAGGGGATGTCAATGTAATTGATGCGTATTCAACTGACAGTGAATTAGAGCAATACGGACTCCAAGTACTTGAAGATGATAAAGGACTATTCCCACCTTATCAAGGAGCTCCATTGCTGAAAAAAGAGACGCTACAAAAATATCCTGAGCTTGAAAAAACATTAAATAAACTTGCTGGGAAAATTTCGGATGAAGAAATGAGAAAAATGAATTATGAAGTTAATGTAAATGGTAAAAGTGCAGAAAAAGTAGCACAACAATATTTACAAAAAGAACAGCTCATACGTTGA
- the arcD gene encoding arginine-ornithine antiporter, with protein MTDGVIPIEKKLGFFPLIALVVGTMVGGGVFSLPHDLAVGANSGATIIGWCITALGMIPLALVYQTLARQKPELEGGIYSYARAGFGEYIGFNSAWGYWLAGILGNVATIMLLFSTLGYFFPIFKGGNNVASIVGASLLLWTLHFLILIGIREASIMNFIATIGKLVPILLFIVMMVTAFRWDTFTHDFWGEGTVTVSSVLDQVKNTMLVTLWVFIGVEGAVVLSGRAKNSRDVGKATVFGLILVMSIYILISVLSMGAMTRQELSVLETPSMGHVLEHVVGSWGAVAINIGLVASLIGTLIGWFLLVSEISHVAGKDGVFPKVFTKTNKKQTPHAALWISNGVAQTLFIIVLFSESTYQIMYFIASTSILLPYLLSALYQLKLVVTKELKHARLKNGILALIASVYSVWLIYAAGLKNLLLVSTVYGIGLLVYMFARKEKGNRCFTTGIERYVMIVIVIAAVVSLYMLLTGYIKM; from the coding sequence ATGACAGATGGGGTGATACCGATAGAAAAGAAATTAGGATTTTTTCCATTAATCGCACTAGTAGTAGGAACAATGGTTGGCGGTGGTGTATTTAGCTTACCGCATGATTTAGCAGTGGGCGCAAATAGTGGTGCAACAATAATTGGATGGTGTATTACAGCATTGGGAATGATTCCTCTTGCGCTTGTATATCAAACGTTAGCACGGCAAAAGCCTGAGCTTGAAGGCGGCATTTATAGTTATGCGCGCGCAGGGTTTGGTGAATATATTGGTTTTAATAGCGCGTGGGGATATTGGCTTGCAGGTATTTTAGGAAACGTAGCAACGATTATGCTATTATTTAGTACGCTTGGATATTTCTTCCCTATTTTCAAAGGAGGAAACAACGTTGCCTCTATCGTAGGCGCATCTCTTTTATTATGGACACTGCACTTTCTCATATTAATTGGAATTCGTGAAGCATCCATTATGAACTTTATTGCGACAATCGGAAAGCTTGTTCCGATTTTATTATTTATTGTAATGATGGTTACTGCGTTTCGCTGGGATACATTTACACATGATTTTTGGGGAGAGGGAACAGTCACTGTTTCTTCTGTACTCGATCAAGTGAAAAATACGATGCTTGTTACACTTTGGGTATTTATTGGTGTGGAAGGAGCAGTCGTGTTATCTGGGAGAGCAAAAAATAGCCGTGATGTAGGAAAAGCAACAGTTTTTGGCTTAATTTTAGTGATGTCCATTTATATTTTAATTTCTGTCCTTTCAATGGGAGCTATGACAAGACAAGAACTTTCTGTTTTAGAAACGCCTTCGATGGGACATGTATTAGAGCATGTTGTTGGATCTTGGGGCGCAGTTGCCATTAATATTGGGCTAGTTGCTTCACTTATTGGAACATTAATTGGTTGGTTTTTACTCGTATCGGAAATTTCTCACGTAGCAGGAAAAGACGGTGTATTCCCGAAAGTCTTTACAAAAACAAATAAAAAGCAGACACCACATGCTGCATTATGGATTTCGAATGGTGTCGCACAAACATTGTTTATTATCGTTCTATTTTCTGAATCAACGTATCAAATCATGTATTTTATCGCGTCTACATCGATTTTACTTCCGTACTTATTATCAGCTCTTTATCAGCTGAAATTAGTTGTGACGAAGGAACTGAAACATGCGAGGCTGAAAAATGGAATACTTGCTTTAATCGCATCTGTATATTCCGTTTGGCTGATCTACGCAGCAGGTTTAAAAAATTTATTACTCGTTTCCACCGTGTATGGCATCGGACTTCTTGTTTATATGTTTGCTCGAAAGGAAAAGGGGAATCGATGCTTTACAACAGGTATAGAGAGATATGTGATGATTGTAATTGTGATTGCAGCCGTAGTATCTCTATATATGCTTCTAACAGGCTATATAAAAATGTAA
- a CDS encoding LemA domain protein: MEEKEQLLRVIELASDVRKVLVQESFFNHHPELRGAIENLACSVETLANLQYNQDENAEDTLRYVLAKVKIAHNAIMKEKKAKLTLM, from the coding sequence ATGGAAGAAAAAGAGCAGTTGTTACGAGTTATCGAACTGGCAAGTGATGTGCGGAAGGTATTAGTACAAGAATCGTTTTTTAACCATCATCCCGAATTAAGAGGGGCAATTGAAAACTTAGCTTGTTCTGTGGAGACGTTAGCAAATTTGCAATATAATCAAGATGAAAACGCTGAGGATACGCTGCGCTATGTATTAGCTAAGGTGAAAATTGCTCATAATGCCATTATGAAAGAGAAAAAAGCGAAACTCACACTAATGTGA
- a CDS encoding AAA family ATPase produces MKLHKALHPSFMKRMHHMRFIGKFVEGEQKKEPDTFFVQCLSPVPSILESLFEGEPILFQGLCNNKKNEKIFADMKKRKLEKQLVLFRLYYERGGLYVEVICAQQGEIADAYKIIPSPRIPELKKREAFERKLGKGYLSFLLPKFPHDFEVPELLWCEGRLYGNISLKSSISAIAYCENKKESKYIEIDDWSKYIEMDVDHHLYFVRTNVYEQLVKRIAEKGKQIEVMEIRNQKEDQEWNERESSFLKHVQQLVHEKGLYLDETDIFNFHISVKTNMLTIIGGIPGIGKSRFVQAYAEALGLTFGEELVWIPISPSYQEPHDILGYLHPNGTYIESETKLIRTLLKAKENPNQLYMIVFDEMNMSHIEHWFTPFLSILQLEKKHRILSLYETVAETEQHIPAKIEIGENVIFVGTVNFDETTKELSDRLLDRTNLITLQKIPFCEINIEKEKNVQSPFLITTAEFRMSWLRYKPMIDVFSEEELELLDKLHGVLSSYDASKGVSFRCATAIATYLQNIPLQDNQSYMISREEGFDLQVKQRILTRLRGTEMTIGPLLREDGKKGAELVPLLKSPLANSISAFEHSLAYIKQKRRELELYGYAK; encoded by the coding sequence TTGAAGCTACATAAAGCTCTTCATCCAAGTTTTATGAAACGAATGCACCATATGAGATTTATTGGAAAGTTTGTTGAAGGTGAGCAAAAGAAAGAACCGGATACTTTTTTTGTTCAGTGTCTTTCCCCAGTGCCTTCTATATTGGAATCATTATTTGAAGGGGAACCAATTTTGTTTCAAGGGTTATGTAACAATAAAAAAAACGAGAAAATTTTTGCGGATATGAAGAAAAGAAAGTTAGAAAAACAATTAGTCTTGTTTCGACTTTATTATGAGAGAGGGGGTCTGTACGTTGAAGTAATTTGTGCACAGCAAGGAGAAATTGCTGATGCATATAAAATTATCCCATCCCCGAGAATACCTGAATTAAAAAAGAGAGAAGCGTTTGAACGCAAACTTGGCAAAGGGTATTTGTCTTTCCTTCTCCCGAAATTTCCGCATGATTTTGAAGTGCCAGAGTTGTTATGGTGTGAAGGAAGATTGTATGGGAATATATCATTAAAATCTTCTATCAGTGCAATTGCATATTGTGAGAACAAAAAAGAGAGTAAATATATAGAAATCGATGATTGGTCTAAGTATATCGAAATGGATGTAGATCATCATTTGTATTTTGTGCGTACAAATGTATATGAGCAACTCGTCAAACGAATTGCAGAAAAGGGAAAGCAAATTGAAGTGATGGAGATAAGGAATCAGAAGGAAGATCAGGAGTGGAATGAACGAGAATCTTCTTTTTTAAAGCATGTGCAGCAATTGGTTCATGAGAAAGGCTTATACTTAGATGAAACGGATATCTTTAATTTTCATATTAGCGTCAAGACAAATATGTTAACAATCATCGGCGGGATTCCGGGGATTGGAAAATCTCGTTTTGTGCAAGCGTATGCGGAAGCGCTAGGATTAACATTCGGGGAAGAGCTTGTATGGATTCCAATTTCACCATCTTATCAAGAACCACATGATATACTTGGATATCTTCATCCGAACGGAACATACATTGAAAGCGAAACAAAATTGATACGAACGCTACTAAAAGCAAAAGAGAATCCAAATCAACTGTATATGATTGTTTTTGATGAAATGAACATGTCACATATTGAACATTGGTTTACACCATTTTTATCAATTCTTCAATTAGAGAAGAAGCATCGTATTCTTTCCTTATACGAGACGGTTGCTGAAACGGAACAACACATTCCAGCAAAGATTGAAATTGGCGAAAATGTTATATTTGTTGGCACAGTGAATTTTGATGAAACAACGAAAGAGCTATCTGATCGCCTATTAGATCGAACAAACTTAATTACACTTCAAAAAATTCCATTTTGTGAAATCAATATAGAGAAGGAAAAAAATGTACAGAGTCCTTTTCTTATTACTACAGCAGAGTTCCGCATGAGTTGGCTTCGTTATAAACCAATGATTGATGTTTTTTCTGAAGAAGAACTTGAGCTGTTAGATAAACTGCATGGAGTACTATCTTCATACGATGCCTCAAAAGGAGTCTCATTTCGGTGTGCGACTGCGATTGCTACTTATTTACAAAATATACCCCTTCAAGACAATCAGTCCTATATGATAAGTCGAGAAGAAGGGTTTGATTTGCAGGTAAAGCAACGTATATTAACGAGGTTACGTGGAACGGAAATGACAATCGGTCCACTTCTTCGTGAAGATGGGAAGAAAGGAGCAGAGCTTGTCCCATTGTTGAAATCACCACTTGCAAATAGTATCTCTGCATTTGAACATTCCCTTGCGTATATAAAACAAAAGCGGCGTGAATTGGAGTTGTATGGGTATGCGAAATGA